From one Anopheles cruzii chromosome 3, idAnoCruzAS_RS32_06, whole genome shotgun sequence genomic stretch:
- the LOC128271615 gene encoding peroxisomal acyl-coenzyme A oxidase 3, with amino-acid sequence MPVEEERNVIPDLPRGPLCTYRSKAKFNWKDFRLVLEHKDLIKIKYDIWHRLESEPLFAPVISTLSADQQKERAARQVNRIADLELAPPEIYSKPYQYRVRFLMSINEALHAVCPSLSVKIALGVGLFTNALLAMGTERHQDFYNKAWNREVITCLAITEVSHGSNTKRCRTTATYDPNTQEFIIHTPDFEAAKCWVGNLGKTASVALLFAILYTADGENHGLQGFLVPIRDPKTLLPYPGVTVGDIGEKIGLNGIDNGFVMFNNYRIPRENLLNRTGDVTPDGTYESTFTEPGKILGAVLESFSAGRLGIMQESSNTLSHAAVIAVRYAALRKQFGTDRDGPEQSIIEYQLHQWRIFPYLAAACVLKVSVFAMTETYLKTVQKSQAESNGFELLTQIVSEVHALVSSSKPLVTWTARDAIQESREACGGHGYLRSANLGELRNNHDPSCTYEGDNNVLGQQASNWLVRQWKNAKVESPVGTATFIERREQILRTDFETLHRLGISVESSEFMQQCFEWLMCWLLQQSVAQMDTASKAGMDTFTARNNCQVYRARDLSRAYAEYYALESFRTRCARNDVDEQLRPVLFNVYLLYGYWCLDRHLTTFYAGSFAHGPAFGEAVRGALLKACDELKDSAVAISDALAPPDWVLNSVIAKSDGRLYENIQTVFMTNPGAMERAAWWKDVIPTKQRSKL; translated from the exons ATGCCTGTGGAAGAGGAACGTAATGTTATTCCGGATCTACCCCGGGGACCGCTCTGCACGTACCGTTCGAAGGCTAAATTCAATTGGAAAGATTTTCGTCTAGTGCTAGAACATAAGGATCTAATCAAAATCAAG TACGACATATGGCACCGGCTAGAGTCAGAACCACTGTTTGCACCGGTGATCTCCACGCTGTCGGCGGACCAGCAGAAGGAACGCGCAGCCCGGCAGGTCAACCGGATAGCCGATCTCGAGCTCGCACCTCCGGAAATTTACTCAAAACCGTACCAGTACCGTGTACGCTTTCTGATGAGTATCAACGAGGCACTGCATGCCGTCTGTCCGAGCCTGTCGGTGAAGATAGCGCTAGGCGTTGGTCTGTTCACGAACGCCCTGCTGGCGATGGGCACCGAACGCCATCAGGACTTCTACAACAAGGCGTGGAACCGGGAAGTCATCACCTGCCTAGCGATCACGGAAGTGTCACACGGCAGCAACACGAAACGATGCCGTACGACGGCGACGTACGATCCGAACACGCAAGAGTTTATCATTCACACGCCCGATTTCGAGGCGGCCAAGTGCTGGGTCGGTAATCTCGGCAAGACCGCCTCGGTGGCGCTACTGTTTGCCATTCTGTACACGGCCGATGGCGAGAACCATGGATTGCAAGGGTTTCTCGTGCCAATCCGGGATCCGAAAACACTGCTTCCCTACCCGGGGGTGACGGTGGGCGATATCGGCGAGAAGATCGGGCTGAATGGCATCGACAATGGGTTCGTGATGTTCAACAATTACCGTATACCGCGCGAGAACCTTTTGAACCGCACCGGTGACGTTACGCCCGATGGTACGTATGAGAGCACGTTCACGGAGCCCGGCAAAATTCTGGGCGCCGTGCTTGAATCCTTCTCAGCCGGGCGACTCGGGATCATGCAGGAGTCTTCAAATACGCTGTCGCACGCGGCAGTCATTGCGGTGCGATATGCGGCGCTTAGAAAACAGTTTGGTACCGATCGCGATGGTCCTGAGCAGTCAATCATCGAATACCAACTACAC CAATGGCGCATATTCCCGTACCTGGCTGCCGCCTGCGTTCTGAAAGTGTCCGTATTCGCCATGACGGAAACGTACTTGAAGACGGTGCAAAAATCGCAGGCCGAATCGAACGGGTTCGAGCTGCTGACGCAGATCGTGTCTGAGGTTCACGCCCTTGTGTCCTCTTCCAAACCGCTCGTCACGTGGACGGCCCGTGATGCGATACAGGAATCACGGGAAGCGTGTGGCGGTCACGGGTACCTTCGGTCGGCCAATCTCGGTGAGCTGCGCAACAACCACGATCCCAGTTGCACTTACGAGGGCGATAATAATGTGCTCGGGCAGCAAGCCTCCAACTGGCTCGTGCGCCAGTGGAAGAACGCCAAGGTTGAAAGTCCGGTCGGTACGGCCACCTTCATCGAACGTCGCGAACAGATTCTGCGGACAGACTTCGAGACGCTGCACCGATTGGGGATTTCGGTGGAAAGTTCAGAAT TCATGCAGCAGTGTTTTGAATGGTTAATgtgctggctgctgcagcaAAGTGTGGCGCAGATGGACACGGCTAGTAAGGCTGGTATGGATACTTTCACGGCACGCAACAACTGCCAGGTGTATCGGGCCCGAGATCTAAGCCGTGCTTATGCCGAGTATTACGCTCTCGAGAGTTTTAG AACACGCTGTGCCCGAAATGACGTTGACGAGCAATTGCGGCCGGTCCTGTTTAACGTTTACCTTCTGTACGGCTACTGGTGCCTCGATCGACACCTGACTACATTCTACGCCGGATCGTTTGCCCACGGGCCGGCGTTTGGCGAAGCGGTTCGCGGTGCTCTGCTGAAGGCGTGCGACGAGCTGAAGGATTCGGCCGTTGCAATCTCCGATGCTTTGGCTCCCCCCGATTGGGTCCTCAACTCGGTCATCGCCAAGTCCGATGGTCGGCTGTACGAGAACATTCAGACGGTGTTTATGACGAATCCGGGAGCAATGGAACGGGCCGCCTGGTGGAAGGATGTCATACCGACCAAGCAGCGGAGTAAGTTGTAA